A part of Larimichthys crocea isolate SSNF chromosome VII, L_crocea_2.0, whole genome shotgun sequence genomic DNA contains:
- the pde9ac gene encoding high affinity cGMP-specific 3',5'-cyclic phosphodiesterase 9A isoform X2 — translation MGSSSSSYAPKTIYLDVDGKVQKVVFSRHCSPCDIKELLCSSSNIPRNTAIMMVDPEGALVSIDPTMPTNSPNSLYKVVPLSTGQLGEKEDMFQNVLSQVADQFSRAFRINELKTEVTNRLAMLEKRVELEGLKVVEIEKCKNDLKKLRDEMTSRGGGRVNCPCKYNFDDGKKVTPRRDVPNYPKYTLSQETVEALKKPTFDVWHWEHNEMLSCLEYMYHDLGLVKEFNMNPITLKRWLLAIQENYRNNPFHNFRHCFCVSQMMYGMIHLCNLQEKLTLTDMGILMTAAVCHDLDHPGYNNTYQINARTELAVRYNDISPLENHHCAVAFQILSLPECNIFANVDPEAFKQIRQAIITLILATDMARHGEILDSFKQKVDNFDFTNEEHVTCLKMVLIKCCDISNEVRPTEVAEPWVDCLLEEYFMQSDREKSEGLPVAPFMDRDKVTKPTAQIGFIKFVLIPMFETVMKLFPQIEEIMVQPLRDSRDHYEELKQIDDAMTEGSSFVFKLRKDFKKHD, via the exons ATgggctccagctcctcctcctaTGCCCCCAAAACTATTTACCTGGATGTGGATGGGAAAGTGCAAAAG GTGGTGTTCAGTCGGCACTGTAGCCCATGTGACATCAAGGAGCTTCTGTGTTCCTCATCTAACATTCCCAG GAACACTGCCATCATGATGGTGGACCCAGAAGGTGCCTTGGTCTCCATAGATCCCACCATGCCCACCAACTCTCCAAA CTCTTTGTACAAAGTAGTCCCTCTGTCTACTGGTCAACTTGGAG AAAAGGAGGACATGTTTCAGAATGTGTTGTCCCAGGTGGCTGATCAGTTCAGCAG AGCCTTTCGCATCAATGAGTTAAAGACTGAGGTCACCAACAGGCTAGCAATGCTGGAGAAGAGAGTGGAGC TGGAGGGTTTGAAGGTGGTGGAGATTgagaagtgtaaaaatgatcTGAAAAAGCTACGAGATGAGATGACTTCAAGAGGTGGTGGCAG AGTAAACTGTCCATGTAAATACAACTTCGACGATGGGAAGAAGGTCACTCCTAGACGAGATGTTCCAAATTACCCAAAG tacaccCTGTCTCAGGAGACTGTTGAGGCACTCAAGAAGCCAACATTTGATGTCTGGCACTGGGAACATAACGAG ATGCTAAGTTGTTTGGAGTATATGTACCATGACTTGGGACTGGTGAAGGAATTCAACATGAACCCCATCACACTCAAACGCTGGCTG TTGGCGATTCAAGAGAACTACCGTAATAACCCTTTCCACAACTTTCGCCATTGCTTCTGCGTTAGTCAGATGATGTATGGCATGATTCACCTCTGCAACCTACAG GAGAAGCTGACTCTCACAGATATGGGAATTCTAATGACAGCTGCGGTGTGCCATGACCTGGACCACCCTGGCTACAACAACAC GTATCAAATCAATGCTCGCACAGAGCTGGCAGTGCGCTACAATGACATATCTCCTCTGGAGAACCATCATTGTGCTGTGGCCTTCCAGATCCTTTCTCTTCCTGAGTGcaatatctttgcaaatgtggATCCTGAGGCATTCAAACAGATCCGACAG GCGATTATCACCCTCATTCTGGCCACTGACATGGCCAGACACGGGGAGATACTAGACTCCTTTAAGCAAAAAGTGGACAACTTTGACTTCACCAACGAAGAGCATGTGACATGT ctGAAGATGGTTTTGATCAAGTGCTGTGACATTTCCAATGAAGTGAGGCCAACTGAGGTAGCTGAGCCATGGGTTGACTGCCTACTGGAGGAATACTTCATGCAG AGTGACAGGGAGAAGTCTGAGGGTCTCCCTGTGGCTCCCTTCATGGACAGAGATAAAGTCACCAAACCCACAGCTCAAATTGGATTCATCAAGTTCGTCCTCATCCCAATGTTTGAGACTGTCATGAAG CTTTTCCCTCAGATTGAGGAGATCATGGTTCAACCTCTGAGAGACTCTCGTGACCACTATGAAGAGCTGAAACAAATTGATGACGCCATGACAGAG GGGTCTTCGTTTGTGTTCAAATTAAggaaagactttaaaaaacatgactGA
- the pde9ac gene encoding high affinity cGMP-specific 3',5'-cyclic phosphodiesterase 9A isoform X1, with protein sequence MGSSSSSYAPKTIYLDVDGKVQKVVFSRHCSPCDIKELLCSSSNIPRNTAIMMVDPEGALVSIDPTMPTNSPNSLYKVVPLSTGQLGEKEDMFQNVLSQVADQFSRAFRINELKTEVTNRLAMLEKRVELEGLKVVEIEKCKNDLKKLRDEMTSRGGGRVNCPCKYNFDDGKKVTPRRDVPNYPKYTLSQETVEALKKPTFDVWHWEHNEMLSCLEYMYHDLGLVKEFNMNPITLKRWLLAIQENYRNNPFHNFRHCFCVSQMMYGMIHLCNLQEKLTLTDMGILMTAAVCHDLDHPGYNNTYQINARTELAVRYNDISPLENHHCAVAFQILSLPECNIFANVDPEAFKQIRQAIITLILATDMARHGEILDSFKQKVDNFDFTNEEHVTCLKMVLIKCCDISNEVRPTEVAEPWVDCLLEEYFMQSDREKSEGLPVAPFMDRDKVTKPTAQIGFIKFVLIPMFETVMKLFPQIEEIMVQPLRDSRDHYEELKQIDDAMTEAQKKKTENMSLGGKKK encoded by the exons ATgggctccagctcctcctcctaTGCCCCCAAAACTATTTACCTGGATGTGGATGGGAAAGTGCAAAAG GTGGTGTTCAGTCGGCACTGTAGCCCATGTGACATCAAGGAGCTTCTGTGTTCCTCATCTAACATTCCCAG GAACACTGCCATCATGATGGTGGACCCAGAAGGTGCCTTGGTCTCCATAGATCCCACCATGCCCACCAACTCTCCAAA CTCTTTGTACAAAGTAGTCCCTCTGTCTACTGGTCAACTTGGAG AAAAGGAGGACATGTTTCAGAATGTGTTGTCCCAGGTGGCTGATCAGTTCAGCAG AGCCTTTCGCATCAATGAGTTAAAGACTGAGGTCACCAACAGGCTAGCAATGCTGGAGAAGAGAGTGGAGC TGGAGGGTTTGAAGGTGGTGGAGATTgagaagtgtaaaaatgatcTGAAAAAGCTACGAGATGAGATGACTTCAAGAGGTGGTGGCAG AGTAAACTGTCCATGTAAATACAACTTCGACGATGGGAAGAAGGTCACTCCTAGACGAGATGTTCCAAATTACCCAAAG tacaccCTGTCTCAGGAGACTGTTGAGGCACTCAAGAAGCCAACATTTGATGTCTGGCACTGGGAACATAACGAG ATGCTAAGTTGTTTGGAGTATATGTACCATGACTTGGGACTGGTGAAGGAATTCAACATGAACCCCATCACACTCAAACGCTGGCTG TTGGCGATTCAAGAGAACTACCGTAATAACCCTTTCCACAACTTTCGCCATTGCTTCTGCGTTAGTCAGATGATGTATGGCATGATTCACCTCTGCAACCTACAG GAGAAGCTGACTCTCACAGATATGGGAATTCTAATGACAGCTGCGGTGTGCCATGACCTGGACCACCCTGGCTACAACAACAC GTATCAAATCAATGCTCGCACAGAGCTGGCAGTGCGCTACAATGACATATCTCCTCTGGAGAACCATCATTGTGCTGTGGCCTTCCAGATCCTTTCTCTTCCTGAGTGcaatatctttgcaaatgtggATCCTGAGGCATTCAAACAGATCCGACAG GCGATTATCACCCTCATTCTGGCCACTGACATGGCCAGACACGGGGAGATACTAGACTCCTTTAAGCAAAAAGTGGACAACTTTGACTTCACCAACGAAGAGCATGTGACATGT ctGAAGATGGTTTTGATCAAGTGCTGTGACATTTCCAATGAAGTGAGGCCAACTGAGGTAGCTGAGCCATGGGTTGACTGCCTACTGGAGGAATACTTCATGCAG AGTGACAGGGAGAAGTCTGAGGGTCTCCCTGTGGCTCCCTTCATGGACAGAGATAAAGTCACCAAACCCACAGCTCAAATTGGATTCATCAAGTTCGTCCTCATCCCAATGTTTGAGACTGTCATGAAG CTTTTCCCTCAGATTGAGGAGATCATGGTTCAACCTCTGAGAGACTCTCGTGACCACTATGAAGAGCTGAAACAAATTGATGACGCCATGACAGAG gcacagaagaaaaaaactgaaaatatgtcaTTAGGCGGGAAGAAGAAGTAA
- the pde9ac gene encoding high affinity cGMP-specific 3',5'-cyclic phosphodiesterase 9A isoform X3 yields the protein MGSSSSSYAPKTIYLDVDGKVQKVVFSRHCSPCDIKELLCSSSNIPRNTAIMMVDPEGALVSIDPTMPTNSPNSLYKVVPLSTGQLGEKEDMFQNVLSQVADQFSRAFRINELKTEVTNRLAMLEKRVELEGLKVVEIEKCKNDLKKLRDEMTSRGGGRVNCPCKYNFDDGKKVTPRRDVPNYPKYTLSQETVEALKKPTFDVWHWEHNEMLSCLEYMYHDLGLVKEFNMNPITLKRWLLAIQENYRNNPFHNFRHCFCVSQMMYGMIHLCNLQEKLTLTDMGILMTAAVCHDLDHPGYNNTYQINARTELAVRYNDISPLENHHCAVAFQILSLPECNIFANVDPEAFKQIRQAIITLILATDMARHGEILDSFKQKVDNFDFTNEEHVTCLKMVLIKCCDISNEVRPTEVAEPWVDCLLEEYFMQSDREKSEGLPVAPFMDRDKVTKPTAQIGFIKFVLIPMFETVMKLFPQIEEIMVQPLRDSRDHYEELKQIDDAMTEKKKTENMSLGGKKK from the exons ATgggctccagctcctcctcctaTGCCCCCAAAACTATTTACCTGGATGTGGATGGGAAAGTGCAAAAG GTGGTGTTCAGTCGGCACTGTAGCCCATGTGACATCAAGGAGCTTCTGTGTTCCTCATCTAACATTCCCAG GAACACTGCCATCATGATGGTGGACCCAGAAGGTGCCTTGGTCTCCATAGATCCCACCATGCCCACCAACTCTCCAAA CTCTTTGTACAAAGTAGTCCCTCTGTCTACTGGTCAACTTGGAG AAAAGGAGGACATGTTTCAGAATGTGTTGTCCCAGGTGGCTGATCAGTTCAGCAG AGCCTTTCGCATCAATGAGTTAAAGACTGAGGTCACCAACAGGCTAGCAATGCTGGAGAAGAGAGTGGAGC TGGAGGGTTTGAAGGTGGTGGAGATTgagaagtgtaaaaatgatcTGAAAAAGCTACGAGATGAGATGACTTCAAGAGGTGGTGGCAG AGTAAACTGTCCATGTAAATACAACTTCGACGATGGGAAGAAGGTCACTCCTAGACGAGATGTTCCAAATTACCCAAAG tacaccCTGTCTCAGGAGACTGTTGAGGCACTCAAGAAGCCAACATTTGATGTCTGGCACTGGGAACATAACGAG ATGCTAAGTTGTTTGGAGTATATGTACCATGACTTGGGACTGGTGAAGGAATTCAACATGAACCCCATCACACTCAAACGCTGGCTG TTGGCGATTCAAGAGAACTACCGTAATAACCCTTTCCACAACTTTCGCCATTGCTTCTGCGTTAGTCAGATGATGTATGGCATGATTCACCTCTGCAACCTACAG GAGAAGCTGACTCTCACAGATATGGGAATTCTAATGACAGCTGCGGTGTGCCATGACCTGGACCACCCTGGCTACAACAACAC GTATCAAATCAATGCTCGCACAGAGCTGGCAGTGCGCTACAATGACATATCTCCTCTGGAGAACCATCATTGTGCTGTGGCCTTCCAGATCCTTTCTCTTCCTGAGTGcaatatctttgcaaatgtggATCCTGAGGCATTCAAACAGATCCGACAG GCGATTATCACCCTCATTCTGGCCACTGACATGGCCAGACACGGGGAGATACTAGACTCCTTTAAGCAAAAAGTGGACAACTTTGACTTCACCAACGAAGAGCATGTGACATGT ctGAAGATGGTTTTGATCAAGTGCTGTGACATTTCCAATGAAGTGAGGCCAACTGAGGTAGCTGAGCCATGGGTTGACTGCCTACTGGAGGAATACTTCATGCAG AGTGACAGGGAGAAGTCTGAGGGTCTCCCTGTGGCTCCCTTCATGGACAGAGATAAAGTCACCAAACCCACAGCTCAAATTGGATTCATCAAGTTCGTCCTCATCCCAATGTTTGAGACTGTCATGAAG CTTTTCCCTCAGATTGAGGAGATCATGGTTCAACCTCTGAGAGACTCTCGTGACCACTATGAAGAGCTGAAACAAATTGATGACGCCATGACAGAG aagaaaaaaactgaaaatatgtcaTTAGGCGGGAAGAAGAAGTAA